One genomic segment of Melitaea cinxia chromosome 19, ilMelCinx1.1, whole genome shotgun sequence includes these proteins:
- the LOC123662778 gene encoding E3 SUMO-protein ligase ZBED1-like, producing MEDLRAEQEGQKKEGEVLTLIQSVSTRWNSCLDMLERFNTLSAIVAKILATRRNAPDMITSSELSVIRDLIILLTPFKQATEEISGDQYVTSSLAIPIANLLQKGLEEVKPFTEFGVAVQKSLLNLVIAKLEPLERHLHLAIATILDPRFKRIHFNSALAVSTAITVLSKEIRLEHRRRGQLSPELRPTTTTRIPNSENSAPSLWSGHEKIMIDIAAVTSSLLSTSDGMPSELKQYLDQPIIPRKENPTKFWFDCRHFTPVLSDSSKVFDIACVLGSLRESGICCKSRSTQ from the coding sequence ATGGAAGATTTGCGAGCAGAACAAGAGGGACAAAAGAAAGAGGGAGAAGTGTTAACACTTATACAATCAGTAAGCACAAGATGGAATTCTTGTCTTGATATGCTGGAAAGATTCAATACATTATCAGCTATTGTGGCTAAGATTTTAGCAACTAGGCGGAATGCACCTGATATGATAACTTCTTCAGAGTTAAGTGTCATACGAGATCTGATAATATTGCTTACCCCATTTAAGCAAGCTACTGAAGAAATTAGCGGCGATCAGTACGTGACTTCTAGTTTGGCGATTCCCATTGCAAACTTACTTCAGAAAGGACTTGAAGAAGTAAAACCTTTCACCGAATTTGGTGTTGCTGTTCAGAAGAGTTTGCTAAACTTAGTTATTGCCAAACTAGAACCACTAGAGCGACATTTACATCTTGCTATAGCAACAATTTTAGACCCTCGCTTTAAGCGTATTCATTTTAATTCAGCACTAGCTGTTTCCACTGCAATAACCGTATTGTCAAAAGAAATACGTTTAGAACATAGACGTAGAGGACAACTTTCGCCTGAACTCAGACCCACAACCACTACCAGAATTCCAAATTCAGAAAATTCTGCGCCGTCGTTGTGGTCCGGACATGAAAAAATTATGATAGATATAGCTGCAGTAACCTCCAGTTTACTTTCAACCAGTGATGGTATGCCTAGCGAACTAAAGCAATATCTAGATCAGCCTATAATACCCAGAAAAGAGAATCCTACAAAATTCTGGTTTGATTGTCGTCATTTTACTCCAGTCCTTTCCGACAGCTCTAAAGTATTTGATATCGCCTGCGTCCTCGGTTCCCTCAGAGAGAGTGGCATCTGCTGTAAATCTCGCAGTACCCAATAA
- the LOC123662780 gene encoding zinc finger BED domain-containing protein 4-like, which yields MENLNELTTVLKPFEFVTRESSGQKYVTISKIIPMLNCLTTELNSITPNSAILKECKDVLLRELKRRYGMIELNDHAAIATILDPRFKNLHFQDPSACGRAIQKLRTMVVGQLSSPSESEDDVSFTAPPEYDFWKHHKEFAHGHKKKKKSHQGDEVSLYLSNPVVSLKSNPFAEWDDMKLVFPCLYKYAQQYLIVVATSVPSECLFSKAGATMTQTRNRLSSKYLEQLLFLGNLNAEEFFV from the coding sequence ATGGAAAACTTGAATGAGCTTACAACTGTATTAAAGCCTTTTGAATTTGTAACAAGAGAATCATCGGGCCAAAAGTATGTAACAATCTCCAAAATTATACCAATGCTTAATTGCTTAACTACAGAACTGAATAGTATCACTCCAAACTCCGCTATCCTTAAAGAATGTAAGGATGTTTTATTGAGAGAGCTGAAAAGGAGGTATGGGATGATTGAATTAAACGATCATGCAGCCATTGCAACAATTCTAGACCCAAGGTTTAAAAATCTGCATTTCCAAGACCCCTCTGCATGCGGAAGAGCTATTCAAAAACTTAGAACCATGGTTGTCGGACAACTAAGTAGCCCAAGTGAGTCAGAAGATGATGTCTCATTTACTGCACCACCTGAATACGATTTTTGGAAACATCATAAAGAGTTTGCACATGGGcacaagaagaaaaaaaaatctcatcagGGAGATGAAGTTTCTCTTTATTTATCAAATCCAGTAGTTTCTCTTAAAAGCAACCCATTTGCAGAATGGGATGACATGAAGTTGGTGTTTCCTTGTCTGTACAAGTATGCACAGcaatatttaattgttgttgCAACATCAGTTCCTAGCGAGTGCCTTTTTTCCAAAGCCGGTGCAACAATGACACAAACAAGAAACAGATTGTCATCTAAATACCTTGAACAGTTACTGTTTTTGGGCAATCTTAATGCTGAagagttttttgtttaa
- the LOC123662889 gene encoding putative nuclease HARBI1 — MFRNRNAVSPMNQLLCTLRYFATGSQLTACGDVIGAHESTACRILHRVTHAIAFLYSDFIKMPITATEQNSVGAKFYDVAKFPRVIGAIDCTHIKILSPGGEHAEIYRNRKGYFSINTQCICSANFPFFDVVARWHGSVHANIWDNCAQKRNFVQGVYNDKLLVGDSGYAQTRYMMTPLPENAPSTRGEKLYQESQIRTRNVIERAFGIWKRRFPILSKGINVKLKRVPGIIIATAVLHNIAILQKDLIPPPEGREEPYTLEMPVNNTTLPRSITGNIERTLLINNYFARL, encoded by the exons atgtttaGGAACCGAAACGCTGTATCACCAATGAACCAGCTCTTATGCACATTAAGATATTTCGCAACTGGTAGCCAACTAACTGCTTGTGGCGATGTCATTGGAGCTCATGAGTCTACCGCCTGTAGAATATTACACCGAGTGACACACGCTATTGCCTTTTTATAttcagattttataaaaatgcccATTACTGCTACTGAACAAAACAGTGTCGGGGCTAAGTTTTACGATGTAGCAAAATTTCCCCGTGTCATTGGGGCAATAGATTGCAcccatataaaaattttatctcCAG GTGGTGAACATGCAGAAATTTATAGGAATAGAAAAGGATACTTTTCCATTAATACCCAGTGCATATGTTCAGCcaattttcctttttttgatGTAGTGGCCCGTTGGCATGGTTCAGTACATGCCAATATTTGGGATAACTGTGCACAAAAGAGAAACTTTGTACAG GGAGTTTACAATGACAAATTATTGGTTGGGGATAGTGGTTATGCACAGACTAGATATATGATGACACCTTTACCTGAAAATGCACCTAGTACTAGAGGTGAAAAACTATATCAAGAATCACAGATAAGAACTAGAAATGTGATAGAACGTGCATTTGGTATATGGAAGAGAAGATTTCCTATTCTATCAAAGGGCATTAATGTGAAATTAAAAAGAGTGccag GAATTATCATTGCTACTGCAGTTCTACATAATATTGCAATTCTCCAAAAGGATTTGATACCACCGCCTGAGGGTAGAGAAGAACCATATACCCTTGAGATGCCAGTTAACAATACTACTTTGCCTAGAAGTATAACAGGCAATATTGAAAGaacgttattaataaataattattttgccaggttataa